The bacterium sequence TTTAAGAATACTTTCAATCCCGGCTTTAAGAGTTAAATTGGACAATGGGCAACCCTTGCATGTTCCCTGAAAGCGCACGCTCACCACGCCTTCTTTAAAACCCACAAAATCCAAAGACCCCAAATGCATAGCCAGCATCGGACGCACTTCTTTTTCTAAAACATTTTTAATTTGTTCTATCTCTTGACTCATGGTGAGATATATGATAGCATATAAAAAGAAAGGGGCGCAAATGAAAAAAATGCTGTGGTGGACAGGTATTGGCTTAATAATCGCTGGCGCGATTTTAAGCGCAGCTCATGATGAAATCGGCCTAACACATCCTTTGGCATTTGAAATTTTTGGTTTAGATATTGGTTTAATTTCATCTGCTTTCGGACTGGC is a genomic window containing:
- a CDS encoding NifU family protein, translating into MSQEIEQIKNVLEKEVRPMLAMHLGSLDFVGFKEGVVSVRFQGTCKGCPLSNLTLKAGIESILK